In the Streptomyces formicae genome, one interval contains:
- a CDS encoding DoxX family protein encodes MAHGMRTDSHTSYVRRDDWRESATRYALLPLRVFLGVTFIYAGLDKLTDSAFMQASGAGSIGAMMEGVRDISAIPALVDLALKSPVGFGYAIALGELAVGIGTLLGLFARLAALGGALISLSLWLTVSWSTEPYYYGNDLAYLMAWLPLVLAGASVFSLDALLAERRRNAMGLG; translated from the coding sequence ATGGCGCACGGCATGCGGACGGACAGCCACACCAGCTATGTCAGACGCGACGACTGGCGGGAGTCCGCCACCCGCTACGCCCTGCTCCCCCTGCGGGTCTTCCTCGGCGTCACCTTCATCTACGCCGGTCTGGACAAGCTCACCGACAGCGCCTTCATGCAGGCCAGCGGGGCGGGCTCGATCGGCGCCATGATGGAGGGCGTCCGTGACATCTCGGCGATCCCCGCACTCGTCGACCTCGCCCTCAAGAGTCCCGTCGGCTTCGGCTACGCCATCGCCCTCGGCGAACTGGCCGTCGGCATCGGCACTCTGCTCGGCCTCTTCGCCCGGCTCGCCGCGCTCGGCGGAGCGCTGATCTCGCTCAGCCTCTGGCTGACCGTCAGCTGGTCCACCGAGCCCTACTACTACGGCAACGACCTGGCCTACCTGATGGCGTGGCTGCCCCTGGTGCTCGCCGGAGCCTCCGTCTTCTCCCTCGACGCCCTGCTCGCCGAACGCCGCAGGAACGCGATGGGGCTCGGCTAG
- a CDS encoding PspC domain-containing protein → MTDQQPAETVTEAALRDAVHGSRGEHGGLAGGPEPGLPAVERTFRRDRGHKKLGGVCAGLGRHCDMDPVIFRIGLAVLAITSGIGLVVYGFAWLLVPYEDEEENEARRLLSGRVDGQALTAVLFALVGCGVFLTLLNNGGALTFAAVLTLLLAGAGYWSQQRGAPYPDPVAAHAAADAPPEAKAPPVAGGPSWWRDPIVKDGTHDGISGYFWGPAGLDVSYRPSGRHPGTPRGETPPAPPPRPRGPRWIGGWVFLFALLAGGLGTGLTWETHPLGTTLQTGLACALAVFAIGIAVSALLGRTGAGSIVLAVLTAGLLAATAALPKNITTHYARTDWIPATAADVRPQYEVGLGTGRLDLSKIRVGKGQTVKTHAEVGAGDLRVTVPKDATVRLYAEVGVGDIVLPSDKNKDLDIAPGREKKVTLEPPSGSTSGGTIDLHLEVGVGQAKVTRATS, encoded by the coding sequence ATGACAGATCAGCAGCCCGCCGAGACGGTGACCGAGGCCGCCCTCCGCGATGCCGTGCACGGCTCGCGGGGCGAGCACGGCGGCCTCGCGGGCGGCCCCGAGCCGGGCCTGCCCGCCGTGGAGCGCACGTTCCGTCGCGACCGCGGGCACAAGAAGCTCGGCGGCGTGTGCGCGGGGCTGGGACGGCACTGCGACATGGACCCGGTGATCTTCCGCATCGGTCTCGCGGTCCTCGCGATCACCAGCGGCATCGGCCTGGTGGTCTACGGCTTCGCCTGGCTCCTCGTGCCGTACGAGGACGAGGAGGAGAACGAGGCGCGCAGGCTGCTCTCCGGCCGGGTCGACGGGCAGGCCCTGACGGCCGTGCTCTTCGCCCTCGTCGGCTGCGGCGTCTTCCTCACGCTGTTGAACAACGGCGGGGCGCTGACCTTCGCCGCCGTCCTCACCCTGCTCCTCGCGGGCGCGGGGTACTGGTCGCAGCAGCGCGGCGCGCCCTACCCCGACCCGGTGGCGGCGCACGCCGCGGCCGACGCCCCGCCCGAGGCGAAGGCGCCGCCGGTCGCCGGTGGTCCGTCGTGGTGGCGCGACCCGATCGTGAAGGACGGCACGCACGACGGGATCTCCGGCTACTTCTGGGGCCCCGCGGGCCTCGACGTCAGCTACCGGCCGAGCGGCCGCCACCCCGGCACGCCTCGCGGCGAGACCCCGCCCGCCCCGCCGCCCAGGCCCCGGGGGCCCCGCTGGATCGGCGGCTGGGTGTTCCTGTTCGCCCTGCTCGCGGGCGGCCTCGGTACGGGTCTGACGTGGGAGACGCACCCACTCGGCACGACCTTGCAGACCGGCCTGGCCTGTGCGCTCGCGGTGTTCGCCATCGGCATCGCGGTCAGCGCCCTCCTGGGACGCACGGGCGCGGGATCGATCGTGCTCGCGGTCCTCACGGCCGGACTCCTTGCGGCCACGGCCGCCCTCCCGAAGAACATCACCACGCACTACGCCCGCACGGACTGGATACCGGCCACGGCGGCGGACGTCCGGCCGCAGTACGAGGTGGGCCTCGGCACCGGCAGGCTCGACCTGAGCAAGATCCGTGTCGGCAAGGGGCAGACGGTGAAGACCCATGCCGAGGTCGGCGCGGGCGATCTCCGGGTGACCGTGCCGAAGGACGCCACCGTGCGCCTCTACGCCGAAGTGGGCGTCGGTGACATCGTGTTGCCGAGCGACAAGAACAAGGACCTGGACATCGCGCCGGGACGGGAGAAGAAGGTGACGCTGGAGCCGCCCTCGGGCAGCACGTCTGGCGGCACGATCGATCTGCACCTGGAAGTCGGCGTCGGACAAGCGAAGGTGACCCGTGCTACGTCATGA
- a CDS encoding ATP-binding protein encodes MPEAAAPPIDDVRPLRKLYRSDDGRWLGGVARGLAGHLGLPVIWVRLVFVGLFTADGLGALLYAAFWFFVPLGIGGVGSERPPAAVATETSSDGRRRLVARKPDKGQIVALLAMVVVAMVFVGNVDLDGSTKAYVVPTLLVAAGVALVWRQADNARRARWMAVGRRRRTLTIARTAAGVLLVGAGVSGVFVLQGSAAHLGAVLQAALAVLVGIALLAGPYLVRMTQDLSEERLMRIRAQERAEVAAHVHDSVLHTLTLIQRNAESASEVRRLARAQERDLRAWLYNPEGTGKDEDEEPDTLAEAVRQSAAEVEDKHGVPIEVVVVGDCPLDERLTAQMQAAREAMVNAAKYGGEGGAVQVFAEVEGETVFVSVRDRGPGFDLDSVPDDRMGVRESIIGRMQRNGGTARLRAVPGGGTEVELEMERTATT; translated from the coding sequence ATGCCGGAAGCCGCTGCACCGCCCATCGACGACGTCCGACCGCTGCGAAAGCTCTACCGCAGCGATGACGGCCGTTGGCTCGGCGGTGTCGCGCGCGGCCTCGCGGGACATCTCGGACTGCCCGTGATCTGGGTCCGGCTCGTCTTCGTCGGCCTGTTCACCGCGGACGGCCTGGGCGCGCTGCTGTACGCGGCGTTCTGGTTCTTCGTCCCGCTCGGCATCGGCGGTGTCGGCTCCGAGCGCCCGCCCGCGGCCGTCGCCACCGAGACGTCGTCCGACGGCCGACGCAGGCTCGTCGCCCGCAAGCCGGACAAGGGCCAGATCGTCGCGCTCCTCGCGATGGTCGTCGTGGCCATGGTCTTCGTCGGCAATGTGGACCTGGACGGTTCGACCAAGGCGTATGTCGTCCCGACCCTGCTCGTCGCGGCCGGTGTCGCCCTGGTCTGGCGCCAGGCCGACAATGCCCGCAGGGCTCGCTGGATGGCCGTCGGCCGACGCAGGCGCACGCTGACGATCGCCCGGACGGCGGCCGGAGTGCTGCTCGTCGGCGCCGGAGTCTCCGGCGTCTTCGTGCTCCAGGGCTCCGCCGCGCACCTGGGCGCCGTCCTCCAGGCCGCGCTCGCCGTGCTCGTCGGCATCGCGCTCCTCGCGGGCCCGTATCTCGTCCGCATGACGCAGGACCTCTCCGAGGAGCGCCTGATGCGCATCCGGGCCCAGGAGCGGGCCGAGGTCGCCGCCCATGTGCACGACTCCGTGCTGCACACCCTGACCCTCATCCAGCGGAACGCGGAGAGCGCGAGCGAGGTCCGTCGCCTGGCCCGCGCCCAGGAGCGCGACCTGCGGGCCTGGCTCTACAACCCCGAGGGCACCGGCAAGGACGAGGACGAGGAGCCGGACACCCTCGCCGAGGCGGTCCGGCAGAGCGCGGCGGAGGTCGAGGACAAGCACGGCGTCCCGATCGAGGTGGTCGTGGTCGGCGACTGCCCGCTCGACGAGAGGCTGACCGCGCAGATGCAGGCCGCGAGGGAAGCGATGGTGAACGCCGCCAAGTACGGTGGCGAGGGCGGTGCGGTGCAGGTCTTCGCCGAGGTCGAGGGAGAGACGGTGTTCGTGTCCGTCCGGGACCGCGGTCCCGGCTTCGATCTGGATTCCGTGCCGGACGACCGCATGGGCGTACGAGAATCGATCATCGGCCGTATGCAGCGCAACGGAGGCACGGCGCGGCTGCGTGCGGTGCCCGGGGGCGGCACGGAAGTCGAGCTGGAGATGGAGAGGACGGCGACGACATGA
- a CDS encoding LuxR C-terminal-related transcriptional regulator produces the protein MSDATEANEPAEQAGAGGSEGGRRVRVVLVDDHRMFRTGVQAEIGRTDVTGVEVVGEAADVDQAVTVITTTRPEVVLLDVHLPGGGGVEVLRRCAPLMTAATDPVRFLALSVSDAAEDVIGVIRGGARGYVTKTITGTDLVDSIFRVQEGDAVFSPRLAGFVLDAFASTDAPPVDEDLDRLTQREREVLRLIARGYAYKEIAKQLFISVKTVESHVSAVLRKLQLSNRHELTRWATARRLV, from the coding sequence ATGAGCGACGCGACCGAGGCGAACGAGCCCGCGGAGCAGGCCGGGGCGGGCGGGAGCGAGGGCGGGCGTCGTGTGCGGGTCGTCCTGGTCGACGACCACCGGATGTTCCGTACGGGCGTGCAGGCCGAGATCGGCAGGACCGACGTCACGGGCGTCGAGGTCGTCGGGGAGGCGGCCGACGTCGACCAGGCGGTCACGGTCATCACGACCACGCGACCCGAGGTCGTCCTCCTGGACGTGCACCTGCCCGGCGGCGGCGGGGTGGAAGTCCTGCGCCGCTGCGCCCCGTTGATGACCGCCGCGACGGACCCGGTGCGCTTCCTCGCGCTCTCGGTCTCCGACGCCGCCGAGGACGTCATCGGCGTCATCAGGGGCGGGGCCCGCGGCTACGTCACCAAGACCATCACCGGCACGGACCTGGTGGACTCGATCTTCCGGGTGCAGGAGGGCGACGCGGTGTTCTCGCCGCGGCTCGCCGGGTTCGTCCTGGACGCCTTCGCCTCCACCGACGCGCCCCCGGTCGACGAGGACCTGGACCGCCTCACCCAGCGCGAGCGCGAGGTGCTGCGGCTCATCGCGCGCGGGTACGCGTACAAGGAGATCGCCAAGCAGCTCTTCATCTCGGTGAAGACGGTGGAGTCGCACGTGTCGGCGGTGCTGAGGAAGCTTCAGCTGTCCAACCGGCACGAGCTGACGCGGTGGGCGACGGCGCGGCGGCTGGTCTGA
- a CDS encoding C40 family peptidase, with translation MSAHRKPKQRSLSGNTARTAVTIALAGAASATAFDGVGHAEPRLSPAEVKSKVDSLYREAEIATEKYNGAKEKAEKAEKSLGVLRDEAARRTEKLNSARDEIGSYAAAQYRTGGIDPTVQLALSSDPQQFLDRAALTERAGNRQAATVSGIHKQLQEIDQLRSEADDRLAAFHKRQAELKKQKKTITGKLDEAKRLLSQLTGDQRAELAHPDGDRATRSDARDAAVGGAAKAPNTRAASAVAYAYKAIGSPYVWGATGPGAFDCSGLTQAAYRSAGVSLPRTTYAQIAAGERVSRSALRPGDLVFFYSGISHVGIYVGHGQMIHAPNPSAPVRLAPIDQMPFAGATRVV, from the coding sequence GTGTCAGCGCACCGCAAGCCCAAGCAGCGCTCGCTCAGCGGAAACACCGCTCGCACGGCCGTCACCATCGCCCTCGCCGGGGCCGCGTCGGCGACCGCGTTCGACGGCGTGGGGCACGCGGAACCCCGCCTCAGCCCCGCCGAGGTGAAGTCCAAGGTCGACTCGCTCTACCGCGAGGCGGAGATCGCCACCGAGAAGTACAACGGCGCGAAGGAGAAGGCCGAGAAGGCCGAGAAGTCCCTCGGAGTGCTGCGCGACGAGGCGGCCCGCAGGACGGAGAAGCTCAACTCCGCCCGCGACGAGATCGGTTCGTACGCCGCCGCCCAGTACCGCACCGGCGGCATCGACCCGACCGTGCAGCTCGCCCTCTCCTCCGACCCCCAGCAGTTCCTCGACCGCGCCGCGCTCACCGAGCGGGCGGGCAACCGCCAGGCGGCGACCGTCAGCGGCATACACAAGCAGCTCCAGGAGATCGACCAGCTGCGCTCCGAGGCGGACGACCGCCTCGCCGCCTTCCACAAGCGCCAGGCGGAGCTGAAGAAGCAGAAGAAGACGATCACCGGCAAGCTCGACGAGGCCAAGCGGCTCCTCTCCCAGCTCACCGGCGACCAGCGCGCCGAGCTGGCACACCCCGACGGCGACCGCGCCACCCGCTCGGACGCCCGTGACGCCGCCGTCGGCGGTGCGGCCAAGGCCCCCAACACCCGTGCGGCGTCCGCCGTCGCATACGCCTACAAGGCCATCGGCAGCCCTTACGTCTGGGGCGCCACAGGGCCGGGCGCCTTCGACTGCTCGGGGCTCACCCAGGCCGCCTACCGTTCCGCCGGCGTCTCGCTCCCCCGCACCACCTACGCCCAGATCGCCGCCGGCGAACGCGTGTCACGCTCCGCGCTGCGCCCCGGTGACCTGGTGTTCTTCTACTCGGGCATCAGCCACGTCGGCATCTACGTGGGCCATGGCCAGATGATCCACGCCCCCAACCCGAGCGCTCCGGTGCGGCTCGCGCCCATCGACCAGATGCCGTTCGCGGGCGCCACCCGCGTGGTGTGA
- a CDS encoding MerR family transcriptional regulator, which produces MRSSFTPPRQVKIGDAAAFVGSTPRAIRHYHEIGLLPEPERGGDGRRRYGYEDMIRLLWIRKTADAGIALDDIRDAFTTDTASAGADGGDGGDGIAGVLERLEETLAEQEAEVRRQRAAVRRMRTEGSRTGLLSDFVTARLKDLPEGSLRQADLDGLLVTERIFGPLGAAVQATRFIALATHPALRKESDRIEDAEEALDDSVAVDDPRVAQVAVERHAFENALYAVIEESGLAADDDALFDAWDALHPATAADGEDEADLGSGGRQADSMSVLEATGKMPYDFSPARLRCMELAEELSAQDPPAP; this is translated from the coding sequence ATGCGTTCGTCTTTCACGCCGCCCCGCCAGGTCAAGATCGGGGACGCGGCGGCCTTCGTCGGCAGCACGCCACGAGCGATTCGCCACTACCACGAGATCGGTCTGCTCCCCGAGCCCGAGCGGGGCGGCGACGGCCGTCGCCGCTACGGGTACGAGGACATGATCCGCCTGCTGTGGATCCGCAAGACCGCCGACGCCGGGATCGCCCTGGACGACATCCGCGACGCCTTCACCACCGACACCGCCTCTGCCGGGGCGGACGGCGGGGACGGCGGAGACGGCATCGCGGGCGTCCTGGAGCGGCTGGAGGAAACCCTCGCCGAGCAGGAGGCGGAAGTGCGGCGGCAACGGGCCGCCGTGCGGCGGATGCGCACCGAGGGCAGCCGGACGGGCCTGCTCTCCGACTTCGTCACCGCACGCCTCAAGGACCTGCCGGAGGGCTCCCTGCGCCAGGCGGACCTGGACGGTCTGCTGGTCACCGAGCGGATCTTCGGTCCGCTCGGCGCGGCCGTCCAGGCCACCCGCTTCATCGCCCTGGCCACGCATCCCGCTCTGCGGAAGGAATCCGACCGCATCGAGGACGCCGAGGAGGCGCTCGACGACAGCGTCGCCGTCGACGATCCACGGGTGGCTCAAGTGGCCGTCGAGCGGCACGCCTTCGAGAACGCCCTCTACGCCGTCATCGAGGAGTCCGGCCTGGCCGCGGACGACGACGCCCTCTTCGACGCCTGGGACGCCCTGCACCCTGCTACCGCCGCTGACGGCGAGGACGAGGCCGACCTCGGCTCAGGCGGGCGGCAGGCCGACTCCATGAGCGTCCTCGAAGCCACGGGCAAGATGCCCTACGACTTCTCCCCGGCCCGCCTGCGCTGTATGGAACTGGCCGAAGAACTGTCCGCCCAAGACCCACCCGCACCCTGA
- a CDS encoding C40 family peptidase: protein MASHRKPRTRAAGKRTAPAIGITTAALTSVALLSQSAQAAPSAPTKPSLEEVQKKVDDLYHQAGVATQKYNSAKEKTGKQRKKVDHLLDDVAKRTEKLNEARQELGSFAAAQYRTGAVSETATMMLANDPQGYFDQNHLSDRLTERQKKAVDDYQTEQVSATKQRTKAAKSLKTLTDSRDDLRTSKRTVQKKLGEARKLLSELTAEEKARLASIERKKEQEAKRKAEELARKQAAEAERERKAEEAAQKEKQKEKDGGQDSGSGSGSGSGSGSGTGSGSGSTDGSYATKAAKVIDFAEAQIGKPYVWGATGPDSYDCSGLTQDAWKAAGISLPRTTWDQVKVGTTVKTADAKPGDLVFFYDDISHVGIYIGNGKMIHAPKPGANVRVESIYYMPIHSVVRPA from the coding sequence TTGGCGTCGCACCGCAAGCCGCGGACCCGGGCAGCCGGTAAACGCACGGCCCCCGCCATCGGCATCACCACGGCCGCCCTCACCTCGGTGGCACTCCTGTCGCAGAGCGCGCAGGCGGCCCCCTCAGCGCCGACGAAGCCCAGCCTCGAAGAAGTGCAGAAGAAGGTCGACGACCTCTACCACCAGGCGGGCGTGGCCACCCAGAAGTACAACTCGGCCAAGGAGAAGACCGGCAAGCAGCGCAAGAAGGTCGACCATCTCCTGGACGACGTGGCCAAGCGCACCGAGAAGCTGAACGAGGCCCGCCAGGAGCTCGGCTCCTTCGCCGCCGCGCAGTACCGCACCGGCGCCGTCTCCGAGACGGCGACGATGATGCTCGCCAACGATCCGCAGGGCTACTTCGACCAGAACCACCTGTCGGACCGGCTCACCGAGCGCCAGAAGAAGGCGGTCGACGACTACCAGACCGAGCAGGTCTCGGCGACGAAGCAGCGCACGAAGGCGGCGAAGAGCCTCAAGACGCTGACCGACTCGCGGGACGACCTCAGGACGAGCAAGCGGACCGTCCAGAAGAAGCTGGGCGAGGCCCGCAAGCTCCTGTCGGAGCTGACCGCGGAGGAGAAGGCCAGGCTCGCGTCGATCGAGCGAAAGAAGGAGCAGGAGGCCAAGCGCAAGGCCGAGGAGCTGGCCCGCAAGCAGGCCGCCGAGGCGGAGCGCGAGCGCAAGGCGGAAGAGGCGGCCCAGAAGGAGAAGCAGAAGGAGAAGGACGGGGGCCAGGACTCCGGTTCCGGCTCGGGTTCCGGCTCCGGATCGGGCTCGGGCACCGGTTCGGGCTCGGGGAGCACGGACGGCAGCTACGCCACCAAGGCCGCGAAGGTGATCGACTTCGCCGAGGCCCAGATCGGCAAGCCGTACGTCTGGGGCGCGACGGGCCCCGACTCCTACGACTGCTCCGGGCTCACCCAGGACGCGTGGAAGGCCGCCGGGATCTCCCTGCCGCGCACCACGTGGGACCAGGTGAAGGTCGGCACGACGGTGAAGACGGCCGACGCCAAGCCGGGCGACCTGGTCTTCTTCTACGACGACATCAGCCACGTCGGGATCTACATCGGCAACGGCAAGATGATCCACGCCCCGAAGCCGGGCGCGAACGTCCGCGTCGAGTCGATCTACTACATGCCGATCCACAGCGTGGTGCGTCCCGCCTGA
- a CDS encoding ATP-dependent DNA helicase, with amino-acid sequence MSSLFDDSFLADLQPSRAADEEPPPPPEDTAPEPVPDDLFDGKFDAPMTRDTHYRGGAPRPVIDPATLLDGLNENQRAAVVHAGSPLLIVAGAGSGKTRVLTHRIAYLLAERGAHPGQILAITFTNKAAGEMKERVEQLVGPRANAMWVSTFHSACVRILRREYKKLGFTSSFSIYDAADSKRLMALVCRDLDLDPKKFPPKSFSAKISNLKNELIDEEDFAGQAADGFEKTLAQAYAMYQSRLREANALDFDDLIMTTVHLLRAFPDVAEHYRRRFRHVMVDEYQDTNHAQYALVRELVGPSGGEGDDPGELCVVGDADQSIYAFRGATIRNILQFEEDYTDATTILLEQNYRSTQTILTAANAVIERNESRRPKNLWTNQGAGARITGYVADTEHDEAQFVADEIDRLTDAGDAKAGDVAIFYRTNAQSRVFEEIFIRVGLPYKVVGGVRFYERKEVRDVLAYLRVLANPEDAVPLRRILNVPKRGIGDRAEAMIDALSQREKISFPQALRRVDEAYGMAARSTNAVRRFNTLMEELRTIVESGAGPAVVLEAVLERTGYLAELQASTDPQDETRIENLQELAAVALEFEQESGQAAGATEATEGAEGDGGENAADAEGAGEAAGAATTGSLSDFLERVALVADSDQIPDEEDDGSGVITLMTLHTAKGLEFPVVFLTGMEDGVFPHMRSLGQVKELEEERRLAYVGITRARERLYLTRSSMRSAWGQPSYNPPSRFLEEIPDTHLDWKRTGAVGAPASSGSSGSSGPAGGIASSLSSSRSRSGGAQGFATRRATEKPVVALAVGDRVTHDQFGLGTVVGVKGSGANAEATVDFGEPKPKRLLLRYAPVEKL; translated from the coding sequence ATGAGCAGCCTCTTTGATGACAGCTTCCTGGCGGACCTGCAGCCCTCACGGGCCGCGGACGAAGAGCCCCCGCCGCCACCCGAGGACACCGCTCCGGAGCCCGTTCCGGACGATCTGTTCGACGGGAAGTTCGACGCGCCCATGACCCGGGACACGCACTACCGCGGTGGTGCCCCGCGCCCGGTCATCGACCCGGCGACGCTTCTCGACGGTCTCAACGAGAACCAGCGCGCGGCCGTCGTGCACGCGGGCTCCCCGCTGCTCATCGTCGCCGGTGCCGGTTCCGGCAAGACCCGCGTGCTGACCCACCGCATCGCGTACCTCCTCGCCGAGCGCGGCGCCCACCCCGGCCAGATCCTCGCGATCACCTTCACGAACAAGGCCGCGGGCGAGATGAAGGAGCGCGTCGAGCAGCTCGTCGGCCCCCGGGCGAACGCGATGTGGGTGTCGACGTTCCACAGCGCCTGCGTCCGCATCCTGCGCCGCGAGTACAAGAAGCTGGGCTTCACGTCCTCCTTCTCGATCTACGACGCCGCGGACTCCAAGCGTCTGATGGCCCTGGTCTGCCGCGATCTGGACCTCGACCCGAAGAAGTTCCCGCCGAAGTCCTTCAGCGCCAAGATCTCCAACCTGAAGAACGAGCTGATCGACGAGGAGGACTTCGCGGGCCAGGCCGCCGACGGCTTCGAGAAGACCCTCGCCCAGGCCTACGCGATGTACCAGTCCCGCCTCCGCGAGGCGAACGCACTGGACTTCGACGACCTGATCATGACGACGGTCCACCTCCTGCGCGCCTTCCCCGACGTCGCCGAGCACTACAGGCGCCGCTTCCGGCACGTCATGGTCGACGAGTACCAGGACACCAACCACGCGCAGTACGCCTTGGTGCGCGAGCTGGTCGGCCCCTCCGGAGGCGAGGGCGACGACCCCGGCGAGCTCTGTGTGGTGGGTGACGCGGACCAGTCGATCTACGCCTTCCGCGGCGCCACCATCCGCAACATCCTCCAGTTCGAGGAGGACTACACGGACGCGACGACGATCCTCCTGGAGCAGAACTACCGCTCCACGCAGACGATCCTGACCGCCGCGAACGCGGTCATCGAGCGGAACGAGAGCCGCCGCCCGAAGAACCTGTGGACCAACCAGGGCGCGGGCGCGCGCATCACGGGATACGTCGCGGACACCGAGCACGACGAGGCGCAGTTCGTCGCCGACGAGATCGACCGGCTCACCGACGCGGGCGACGCGAAGGCGGGCGACGTCGCGATCTTCTACCGTACGAACGCGCAGTCCCGTGTCTTCGAAGAGATCTTCATCCGCGTCGGCCTGCCCTACAAGGTCGTCGGCGGCGTGCGCTTCTACGAGCGCAAGGAGGTCAGGGACGTCCTCGCGTACCTGCGCGTGCTCGCCAACCCCGAGGACGCGGTGCCGCTGCGGCGCATCCTCAACGTCCCCAAGCGAGGCATCGGCGACCGCGCCGAGGCGATGATCGACGCGCTGTCCCAGCGCGAGAAGATCTCCTTCCCGCAGGCGCTGCGCCGCGTCGACGAGGCGTACGGCATGGCCGCCAGGTCGACCAATGCCGTCAGGCGTTTCAACACGCTGATGGAGGAGCTGCGGACCATCGTCGAGTCCGGCGCGGGCCCGGCGGTCGTCCTGGAGGCCGTGCTCGAACGGACCGGCTATCTCGCCGAGTTGCAGGCGTCCACCGACCCGCAGGACGAGACGCGCATCGAGAACCTCCAGGAACTCGCCGCCGTGGCGCTGGAGTTCGAGCAGGAGAGCGGCCAGGCCGCCGGAGCCACCGAAGCCACCGAAGGCGCGGAGGGCGACGGCGGGGAGAACGCGGCGGACGCGGAGGGTGCCGGGGAGGCGGCCGGTGCCGCGACCACCGGTTCGCTCTCCGACTTCCTGGAGCGCGTCGCCCTGGTCGCCGACTCCGACCAGATCCCGGACGAGGAGGACGACGGCTCCGGAGTCATCACCCTGATGACGCTGCACACCGCCAAGGGCCTCGAATTCCCCGTGGTCTTCCTGACCGGCATGGAAGACGGCGTCTTCCCGCACATGCGCTCGTTGGGGCAGGTCAAGGAGCTGGAGGAGGAGCGGCGCCTGGCGTACGTGGGCATCACGCGCGCGCGTGAGCGGCTCTATCTGACGCGGTCCTCGATGCGCAGCGCCTGGGGCCAGCCCTCGTACAACCCGCCGTCGCGCTTCCTGGAGGAGATCCCGGACACCCACCTGGACTGGAAGCGGACGGGCGCGGTCGGCGCCCCGGCGTCCTCGGGTTCGTCGGGTTCGTCTGGTCCGGCCGGCGGCATCGCCTCGTCGCTGTCCTCGTCGCGGTCGCGCTCCGGGGGCGCGCAGGGGTTCGCCACGCGCCGTGCGACGGAGAAGCCGGTGGTCGCGCTCGCGGTCGGCGACCGGGTCACGCACGACCAGTTCGGCCTCGGGACCGTGGTTGGCGTCAAGGGATCGGGTGCGAACGCCGAGGCGACGGTGGACTTCGGCGAGCCCAAGCCGAAGCGGCTGCTGCTGAGGTACGCGCCGGTGGAGAAGCTCTAG